Below is a window of Mycolicibacterium chitae DNA.
CTTGACCGGCCGCACCGGCAGGCCCGGCCACAGCGTCGGCGCGTCCAGCCCGTTGGCGATCACCACCGCGTCGGCCGCGACGTCGCCGAGGTCGGCCACCGGCCCCGCCCACTGCGCCCCCAGTCGCTCGCAGGCGGCCGCCAGCGCGGCCACCACGGCGCGGTTGTCCACGGCCAGTTCGGTGGCCGCCACGAAACCGTGCCGGATGCCCTGGGCCAGCAGCGGTTCGATATCGCGCGCGGCGGTGGTGAGTTCGATCGGGTGGCCCTGGGCGGCCAGCCAGTCCCCGACGGTCCTCAGGTCGGCGGCGTCGGCGCGGTCGACGGCGACCACCAGCGATTCGCGCGCGGTCACCACCTCCGGCGGCAGACCGTCGCGGTAGGAGCCGGGCCCCTCGGCGCGCCACAGCGCCAGCGAGTCCAGGCCGATCCGCAGCAGTTCCTCCTCGCCGGGCCAGCCCTCGCTGTGCGGGGCCAGCATGCCGCCGGCCACCCAGGACGCACCGGGCACGTCGCTGCGGTGCACCCGCACCGACCAGCCGTCCTGCAGCGCCCGCCGCGCCACCGACAGGCCGATGACGCCGCCGCCGATCACCGCTACGGTCCCAGGTGTCATGTTTCCTCCCTTCGCCGGCATGACCCGGATCAGGTGTGACGGTAAGGACCGGTCGCGCGGGGACACTCGGCGCGCAGATCCACTCTCAGCCCGGTCCGCCGGGCTCCCGTGATTACTTCCGACCAGGGTACTCACCGTCCGGCGATAGCCTGAACGGCGTGAC
It encodes the following:
- the thiO gene encoding glycine oxidase ThiO, coding for MTPGTVAVIGGGVIGLSVARRALQDGWSVRVHRSDVPGASWVAGGMLAPHSEGWPGEEELLRIGLDSLALWRAEGPGSYRDGLPPEVVTARESLVVAVDRADAADLRTVGDWLAAQGHPIELTTAARDIEPLLAQGIRHGFVAATELAVDNRAVVAALAAACERLGAQWAGPVADLGDVAADAVVIANGLDAPTLWPGLPVRPVKGEVLRLRWRKGCMPVPQRVIRARVHGRQVYLVPRHDGVVVGATQYEHGRDTAPAVTGVRDLLDDACAVLPALGEYELAECAAGLRPMTPDNLPIVERLDERTLVAAGHGRSGFLLAPWTAERIANALKVSVAA